A region from the Gossypium hirsutum isolate 1008001.06 chromosome A08, Gossypium_hirsutum_v2.1, whole genome shotgun sequence genome encodes:
- the LOC107949179 gene encoding uncharacterized protein, with protein sequence MAAPGVLQRETDLLLSSPLIELRKGENGKSRGLSIEKKIELLESLTGKVTNRRSRRWLNDRLLMELVPRLNAEEVRGLFAPPPWGDDVPPSAFCMTNVGEWDKFRTIDMDKEANIIGTLNNSSVKKKFHADADKAAFLTAWRRVDCRTREALRRSFLSDLIASYEDCIRTFIQEREDGDVLALQVQDPFHRLLLHGVCEFYNVVSVTVTQSKGAELLKVTRIKKKRTGLVELPNITLSNFLKMSKEGIW encoded by the exons GAGAAAATGGAAAATCTCGTGGGCTCTCGATTGAGAAGAAGATTGAGCTTCTCGAGAGCTTGACTGGAAAA GTTACAAACCGACGTTCTAGAAGATGGTTAAATGATAGATTGTTGATGGAACTTGTTCCTCGCTTGAATGCAGAAGAAGTAAGAGGCCTTTTTGCTCCACCACCATGGG GTGATGATGTGCCACCATCAGCATTTTGCATGACGAATGTGGGAGAATGGGACAAATTTAGGACTATAGATATGGATAAAGAG GCTAATATTATTGGCACCTTAAATAATTCATCTGTGAAGAAGAAATTTCATGCTGATGCTGATAAGGCAGCTTTCTTGACTGCATGGCGAAGAGTAGATTGCCGAACAAGAGAAGCACTTCGCCGGAGCTTTCTTTCAGATCTTATTGCGAGCTATGAG GACTGCATACGGACTTTCATTCAGGAACGTGAAGATGGGGATGTCCTTGCTTTACAAGTCCAAGATCCTTTCCATAGATTGTTGCTGCATGGTGTCTGTGAG TTCTACAACGTGGTCTCGGTAACAGTTACACAGTCAAAGGGTGCGGAGTTACTGAAGGTGACGAGGATAAAGAAGAAGAGGACAGGGCTGGTTGAGCTCCCTAATATCACCTTGTCCAATTTCCTGAAAATGTCAAAGGAGGGCATTTGGTAG